In one Arachis duranensis cultivar V14167 chromosome 9, aradu.V14167.gnm2.J7QH, whole genome shotgun sequence genomic region, the following are encoded:
- the LOC107465295 gene encoding dormancy-associated protein homolog 3 isoform X1, which produces MGLLDHLWDDTVAGPPPDNGLGKLRKHHTFAFRSASGTGKESETGNVRSYGVESPEDPVKVTRSIMIVKPPGYQNQSGSAPASPAGSTPPVSPFSGKEEVESPFGFEEGRPQMRTRRQRGKTDQALLLLSMCEK; this is translated from the exons ATGGGCCTCCTAGACCACTTGTGGGACGACACCGTCGCCGGTCCTCCTCCGGACAACGGCCTCGGCAAGCTCCGAAAGCACCACACCTTCGCTTTCAGATCTGCCTCCGGCACCGGCAAGG AATCGGAGACGGGGAACGTGAGATCGTACGGTGTAGAATCACCGGAGGATCCGGTGAAAGTGACACGTAGTATCATGATCGTGAAACCACCTGGCTACCAGAATCAGAGTGGATCCGCACCGGCTTCTCCCGCCGGTTCTACTCCTCCGGTGTCTCCGTTTTCCGGTAAG GAGGAAGTAGAGAGTCCTTTCGGTTTCGAAGAAGGTCGACCTCAGATGCGTACGAGAAGGCAGCGGGGCAAAACAGATCAAGCACTACTTCTCCTTTCGATGTGTGAGAAATGA
- the LOC107465295 gene encoding dormancy-associated protein homolog 3 isoform X2, which produces MGLLDHLWDDTVAGPPPDNGLGKLRKHHTFAFRSASGTGKESETGNVRSYGVESPEDPVKVTRSIMIVKPPGYQNQSGSAPASPAGSTPPVSPFSGGSRESFRFRRRSTSDAYEKAAGQNRSSTTSPFDV; this is translated from the exons ATGGGCCTCCTAGACCACTTGTGGGACGACACCGTCGCCGGTCCTCCTCCGGACAACGGCCTCGGCAAGCTCCGAAAGCACCACACCTTCGCTTTCAGATCTGCCTCCGGCACCGGCAAGG AATCGGAGACGGGGAACGTGAGATCGTACGGTGTAGAATCACCGGAGGATCCGGTGAAAGTGACACGTAGTATCATGATCGTGAAACCACCTGGCTACCAGAATCAGAGTGGATCCGCACCGGCTTCTCCCGCCGGTTCTACTCCTCCGGTGTCTCCGTTTTCCG GAGGAAGTAGAGAGTCCTTTCGGTTTCGAAGAAGGTCGACCTCAGATGCGTACGAGAAGGCAGCGGGGCAAAACAGATCAAGCACTACTTCTCCTTTCGATGTGTGA